ATTATCTTTTTGTTCTCGTCTCAATTGAACAAAAaacttgaaaatcaaaatatataCTAAGATAAGTGAGGAAGGACATTGAACTTCCACTCGCACAAATTTTGAAACTAGTTTCTAAGGGATACAACAGATCGTATATACATTAGGCCTGACATGGTCATACAGAGTCTTGACGGCtcatttccttttttatttttagattccTTTCCATGGCATTTTTTTTTCAATGTCAAATTTCAACTTTTACAATGCCGTCACTTGCTTGCAGCAACATCTATTACCAGATTTAGACTTGAAAAGAAAACCTGGAATAAAAGCAGTTGAATCAACCAAACACGCGTACGAGCACAATACAATGCTGATCATCAGTAAGTGGAAACCTTCGTGGACGTATGGTGGACACCAACGACAGCATCATCTGGGATGTATTTACCCCAGAACCAATGCTTTTTCCATATATTGTTCATTTCTTCAATCGGTACGTTCTTCGTCTCAggcaagaagaagaaaatgaagagagtCATTATCAAGACAAATGCggcaaagaagaagaacagaccAAACTTCATGTGACAAAGCATGGTAAGGAATGCTTGGGCAATGATAAAGGTAAAAAACATGTTGACTGATACGTTGATCGCCTGTCCTGCTGATCTGATCTCCAGAGGGAAGATCTCACTTGGAACCAACCATCCCAAAGGTCCCCAGGACCATGCAAATGCCGCAACATAAGCACAGATCAAGATTAATACTAGATATGAGCTCAACTTTGACATGGATCCAACTCCTTCTACTCCAAACTTCATGCCGAGTATGACTCCTACTAAGATCTGACAGATGAGCATCTGAATTCCACCTTCGAGGAATAACATTCTTCGACCAACTCTGTCGactgtgccaatggaaacaaAAGTGGCAAACATGTTGACGAGTCCGGTGATAACAGCGGACATAAGTGCGGCATCATCACCGAAGCCGATAGTTTTAAATAGGACTGGTGCGTAAAACATGATGACATTAATACCAGTGAACTGTTGGAAGAATGGAATCATAATGGACATGATGAGTTGAGGTCTGTATCTTGGCTGCAATATGTTCCTCCATGGATGTTCAATCTTCTTTGCTGCTTCGCTTGCCTCGATAAGGTCTTGAAATTCTTCTTCGACTTCTTGGTTTCCTCGGATTTTCTGCAACATGATTTTAGCCTTGTCTTGATGACCTCTTTCGAGGAGTGAATTTGGGGTGTCTGGCACCAACAGTCATTATGATTGCTGGTACAGCGGCCAAAGCCAATGAAACTCTCCATCCATATCCACCCTTGATCTTGGCGGTACCGTAATTCACCAGATTGGCAACCAATAGTCCAATTGTGATGGCCAATTGAAATCCCATGTTGAGGGCTCCTCTCAGTTTTGCAGGCGCCATCTCTGACAGATAAACTGGAACAGATTGGTTAGCGTAACCTACGCCTATACCAAGTAATATCCGGCCGAGGATGAGCATCGTGACATTCGTGGCAGCACCATTAAGGGCCGAACCGATCAAAAATATAATACCTCCTACAAGCATTGAAACTTTTCTTCCGAAGATTCTCGTTGTTACGGAGGCAGCAAATGAAGCAACCAAAGCCGCAATGTACAGAGAAGATGTAAAGCTTGTTAACACTTGACTATCAAATTTGCAGTACTGATTAGTTTTACCGGTATCATCTTGCATCTTTCTATACACCGAAGGAAAGAACTTCTCCAGAAACACGTCCATGGACGTTACTCCTCCTGAAATTCCCAAGTCATAACCAAAGATGAGGCCACCAGTTGCGGCCACCAGACAAGTCATGAGCACAAACATGGTAATCTTGCCACCGTAATCTTTTGTATCTCCTTGAATAACCATACCTCCCGCCATTTTACTGCGATTTTGAAACAACTTGAAAGGTCTTTTTAATTTTCTCCTGCAACCAACTTTTATGGAAAAATAATCTTGGTAATCAGCATTTTAATAATGCTGCTGACACACCAAAGATAATCTTTGTGAAGCTAAATTTTCTTTAACAAAGGGTGAAAATGAAGGCGATGTTTTAATTCAATTAGATTCTGATTTTATATATCTAGAAATGTAATCTTAAATTAGTTTTTGTCTAGTTTTTTTGCTGAAAATAGGCAAATCCTATATTGATCAATGCTTATCCATTTTCTTACGACTACTCTTGGAACACTGATTTTTAACCTTTGAAGTTTATTTTTAATATATGTACCTTAAATTTCTTGTTGGATAAATGGATTAACAGATCTATCTTTTTATCCCACAGCTGCACATCTCTATATTAGAAGGATAAGAATAACTGTAATTACTTTGTAATCCAATGATAAGCAAACTGAATGAGATTTAGTAGCCTAAGATGCCAACTCATTGGCGGTGTGGTTGGATGATAAGCAAACAGAAAATAGCATCAAAAAACTTTATGGGAATCATATGGTTTTGCtgataataaaaaataatgataAATATTTCCCACTGAACCCAGCAGTGGCAACTAAGGTAATCAAACAGAGGCAAGATGTTCAGAATGAATTGCATGAGGAGATACAGCATCCATAAACTCTGCATCAGATTCAAGTGCGCTCATTGATTCAGGCGCAAGACAAACCTCCAGCATCACACTCCCTATCCCTGTTAGACCACGGTATGATGTCACCTTCCCATCGAATTTATTAGCAAATCCACTACGTGCAGCCACTGCCATTCCCAGCCCAAAATCACAATCATAAACGTCAAATCTAGGTGAACTTCCCATCCTTACACTATCGAAAATTGGCCTCATCTGATATATACGTGGTTTCTTCATCCAATCCTTGGTGAATCCTCGGATCTTCTCATCGGTGTGTTCCTTTATAGCCTCGTGCAAAATCAAGGCCGCCCATCCAATACCGTAATGTAATAGCTCCCCAGTAGTTGTAGTCGCACAAACTGTTTGAACGCAATTACCAAAGTAGTTGTCAGACAAAGGTGGATTCAGTCTCAGCCTGTCGCTAATTGCTAACTTGCAAACAGTTTTTCCATCAGGAGGATGATGACGTGCCCGTGTTATTGACCTCCATACATGAGCACTTAAGGCTTGAAAACAAGAGATTTGAGTGTTACATTCTTCTTCATTGGCTTTAGCTTTGAGTTTTGCCAGTGATTCTGCAGTGAAATGGAACATTCTTTCTCTGAGGACTGGCGGTTCGTATCGGTCGATGAAGTCTTTATGGTGAGAGAATCCAAGGTTGATGAGGATTGAGTCTCCGTCCCTTTCCATAAACCAGCGTTTAGTTATTGGTGGAGGAGAAATATTGCAGTCAATATTTTTATCACATTCTTCTCCTTTGCTTAGTCTCCTAGTGATTTTTGCAAATGCATGGAAAAATTTCCAGTAAGAGGTCCCATCACCTATAACATGGTTGAATATGCATCCCACAAAAACGCCGTCCAATAACTCGGTCACCT
This genomic stretch from Papaver somniferum cultivar HN1 chromosome 5, ASM357369v1, whole genome shotgun sequence harbors:
- the LOC113280283 gene encoding uncharacterized acetyltransferase At3g50280-like; its protein translation is MNPETTQVVRQISKCTIKPHKGLEESKQPHYLTPWDLSFFNAHYIQQGLLFRKPAPSLEDPNPTITFIDRLKQSLSITLTHFYPLSGRMVTKKQDNPPFYGIYVDCSNDSLGADFIHAAADVTMLDILTPIDVPRIVQSFFALEGAICHDGHTEPLLVVQVTELLDGVFVGCIFNHVIGDGTSYWKFFHAFAKITRRLSKGEECDKNIDCNISPPPITKRWFMERDGDSILINLGFSHHKDFIDRYEPPVLRERMFHFTAESLAKLKAKANEEECNTQISCFQALSAHVWRSITRARHHPPDGKTVCKLAISDRLRLNPPLSDNYFGNCVQTVCATTTTGELLHYGIGWAALILHEAIKEHTDEKIRGFTKDWMKKPRIYQMRPIFDSVRMGSSPRFDVYDCDFGLGMAVAARSGFANKFDGKVTSYRGLTGIGSVMLEVCLAPESMSALESDAEFMDAVSPHAIHSEHLASV